The Halobacterium sp. R2-5 DNA segment GGAGTGCGATATCACTGAGCGAGATCAGATCGACCAGCTTGTTTCGCGAACGGTCGATACGTTTGGGGGGGTTGACGTGCAAGTGAACAACCACGGCGGCCCTCCGGCGGTCACATTCGAGGAGGCGACCGAGGAGCAGTGGGCCGACAGCCACGAGTTGGTCATCTCAAGCAATCGGTGGTTGGCGGAGGCGACGCTACCCCACCTTGAGGACAGTGATCTTGGGTCGCTAATCACCGTCACGAGCGCCTCGGCCAGAGAACCCCCACTGGGGCATGCGATTTCGAATGTGTACCGGCTCGGCCTCTACGGGCTCACGAAAACGATCTCTCGGGAGTTTGCACCCGCCGTCCGTGCTAACGCCGTGACTCCTCGCTTCATAATGACGGACCGGATCGAGTACAAAGTGGAACGGCGGGCAGAACAACGTGACATTTCGTGGGATGAAGCACTCCAGAGCCGCGTCGATGAGGTGTCGATGGATCGACCGGGCAAGCCGTCCGAGTTTGCCGACGCCGTCGCGTTCTTCGCGTCGCCACGCTCTAGCTACATGACGGGCGAGGTAGTGAGCGTCGACGGTGGTTGGAGTCGCCACGTGCTGTAAGCCAGCTGGCCATACCAAGCCAACCCACTTGCGGCGGCTCGGGATGAGCCGGTCAATCGCTCTGGCACCCCATTAATTTTTATGAGATGGTGTGCATGAGCGAACTGCAATGGAAGTAACCGATATCGAAACTGCAGTTCTCGGGAGCGCTGTCGATGCCGCGTCCCTACCGGCGCAGGTTGGCGCCCGAGAACTCGACATTAGTTCGGTTGTCGTGAAGGTACATACGGACGAAGGGATCACCGGACTCGGAGAGTCGTTCTACCGCTCCGAGGAGAACAATCGGTTCCTAGCCCAGTCCATCGAGTCGATCGGCCGCCACGTCATCGGCAAAGATCCACGTGACGTTAAGGACATCTGGCACGAGCTGTACCTCCACGTGAAGCGTGCGGGTGCATACGGTGCTCTGAGCGCGATCGATGAGGCACTTTGGGACATCGTCGGCAAGAACGCCGGACTACCGGTGTACGAGCTACTCGGCGGTCAGACCGGCACCGTTAACGCGTACGCGACGTTCCCGGTCGATAAGGAAGCGGACGAGCTGGTTGAATATGCAAACTGGCTCGACGAAAAGGGCTTCGAGGCGATGAAGGTAGGTGCCGGCTTTGGCGTCGAGGAAGACCGCCACCGCATCCGGACCATCACCGAAGGCAGTCCGGAGGGCTTTGGGCTGGCCATCGACGCGAACACGTCGTACGAATACACTGATGCCCGCCGCGTCGCAAAGACGGCCGGTGAGTACGAGGTCGAATGGTTCGAAGAACCTATCGCCCACACGGATATACAGGGGCAGGCCCAGCTCAACCAAGACGTCGAAGTCCCGATTTCGGGATACCAGACACACACCCCTCATTACCCAGCAAAGAAGCACCTCGAAGCGGGCGCACTCGATATTTATCAGCCCTCCGTCGACTACGTCGGCGGCATCACGGGGGCAATGCGCGTCGCCAACCTAGTTGAGACGTACAACAAAGAGCTCGTTCCGCACGCGCTCGGACCAGCGATTAACTATGCCGCCAGCCTCCACGTGGCGGCGGCGAGCCGCAAGTGCTCGCTCATCGAGTTCGCCGTCCTCGACGACGACATCGACGATCCCGGCGAGTATATCGCCGGCAAGTACGTCGAAAACCAGGACGCCATCTACGTCCAAGACGGTGGGCGCATCGACCCGCCGTCTGAACCTGGACTCGGTGTCACCATCGACGACGAGGTCTTCGAGGAGTACCGGATCGACTAACACGAGCCTGATAGCGACCCGCAAACTCGGGATCTCAAGCCCGGGCCAATATCTTCATGGCGTCAGGCGTATCGGCGACGCATTCAATACCCTCACTGGGATTCGAATCCGTTACCGCCGTTTCTGCGAGCTGTACACGTCCCTGCTGTAGCTCCGACATGTGGTTGTTACCCCTCTGTGGGGAGCGAACTCGACTTCTGCCCTATCCCCCACGAAAGTTTTATTAGGTTGTCGTAGAGACATGCCATCACCCCACGAGGATGCGTGGTGTACGCGCTACGCAATGCTCGTGGAGGAGACCAACTATGAAGGACAAACTACCGACTCGACGGGAGTACCTGCGACTGACTGGCGCTGCGGGACTTGCTGGTCTCGCCGGATGTGCCGGCGGTGACGGAGGTGGCGACGGAGACGGCTCGGGCGACGGAAACACGGATTCCAACGGAAACACAGATTCCAACGGAAACACAGATTCCAACGGAGGCGGGGGCGACGACTACCCCTCCCAGCGGATGACGTTCGTCGCGTGGGCCAGCCGCGGTGGCGGCAGCGACACGATCGTCCGGCAGGGGTACCTCCGACCGATTCGACAGAATGACTTGCTGCCAGTCGATGCTCGGGCGATTAACCAAACCGGCGGCGGTGGCGAAGCCGGAATGCGGTACACGCTTGACCAGGACCCTGACGGCCACACCGTCCTTAACGTGACCACGAACCTGGTCGTGACGCCACTCTCACGCGACATCGGGATCACGTACGAGGACTTCACCCCGATTGCCCGGATGGGCGTCGAGCCAATCCTGCTGGTCATTCGCGGTGACGACGACAGGTTCAACAGCATCCAAGAGTTCCGTGACTACGCCGCAGAGAACCGTGTGTCCATTGCCTCGTTCGACGTCGGGACACAGGACCACACGGCAGCATTCCTCCTGAGTAGGCGGACGGACATGAACGCAGAGATTGTCCCCTTCTCGGGTGGCGGCGAGCAGGTTTCGGCGCTGCTGGCGGGCGACGTCGACGCTGCGGTCACCGCGCCAAGCGAGGTTAGTGACCAGCGTGAATCCGGAGAGGTGCAGTATCTCCTGCACTTCTCGGGACAGGAGCTCGAGCTCTACCCTGACGTCCCATACGTCAACCAAGCGTTCGATACGGAGATTGTCGTCGAGCAGTTCCGTGGCACTGTCGTTCACGGCGATACGCCGCAATCCCGCGTCGAGTACCTCCGAGACCTGTATGAGGAGATCTACAACACCGATGAGTTCGAGGAGTACGCCAGCAACAACAACGTGAATCCCGCGTTCCTCCGGGGCGAGGAGTTCTACAACTACGTCGAGGGGGTCAACGAACGGTTCACGGAGGTCTTCAAAGAGAACAACCTCGGTATCTATTCGGATAACTGATGGAATTCAAGGCGAACACAGTCCGAGAGCGGCTTGACGAGACAATCCACCTGCGCAAGAGTACAGGTGAGATTGCAATACTGGTACTGTTGGGAGTGCTCGGAGCGTTCGCTGCCATCTACAGTCAGCTGAACCTGCCACTCGAGAACCCGTTTGGTGCGGGTGTTGGACCACGACTATTCCCGCAGCTTGCGGGT contains these protein-coding regions:
- a CDS encoding mandelate racemase/muconate lactonizing enzyme family protein, producing the protein MEVTDIETAVLGSAVDAASLPAQVGARELDISSVVVKVHTDEGITGLGESFYRSEENNRFLAQSIESIGRHVIGKDPRDVKDIWHELYLHVKRAGAYGALSAIDEALWDIVGKNAGLPVYELLGGQTGTVNAYATFPVDKEADELVEYANWLDEKGFEAMKVGAGFGVEEDRHRIRTITEGSPEGFGLAIDANTSYEYTDARRVAKTAGEYEVEWFEEPIAHTDIQGQAQLNQDVEVPISGYQTHTPHYPAKKHLEAGALDIYQPSVDYVGGITGAMRVANLVETYNKELVPHALGPAINYAASLHVAAASRKCSLIEFAVLDDDIDDPGEYIAGKYVENQDAIYVQDGGRIDPPSEPGLGVTIDDEVFEEYRID
- a CDS encoding SDR family oxidoreductase, whose protein sequence is MDLRLADRTAIVAASSKGIGYAVAKRFLEEGANVTICSRSQESIEDAATQLREEAGVDANRILPVECDITERDQIDQLVSRTVDTFGGVDVQVNNHGGPPAVTFEEATEEQWADSHELVISSNRWLAEATLPHLEDSDLGSLITVTSASAREPPLGHAISNVYRLGLYGLTKTISREFAPAVRANAVTPRFIMTDRIEYKVERRAEQRDISWDEALQSRVDEVSMDRPGKPSEFADAVAFFASPRSSYMTGEVVSVDGGWSRHVL
- a CDS encoding tripartite tricarboxylate transporter substrate binding protein, producing MKDKLPTRREYLRLTGAAGLAGLAGCAGGDGGGDGDGSGDGNTDSNGNTDSNGNTDSNGGGGDDYPSQRMTFVAWASRGGGSDTIVRQGYLRPIRQNDLLPVDARAINQTGGGGEAGMRYTLDQDPDGHTVLNVTTNLVVTPLSRDIGITYEDFTPIARMGVEPILLVIRGDDDRFNSIQEFRDYAAENRVSIASFDVGTQDHTAAFLLSRRTDMNAEIVPFSGGGEQVSALLAGDVDAAVTAPSEVSDQRESGEVQYLLHFSGQELELYPDVPYVNQAFDTEIVVEQFRGTVVHGDTPQSRVEYLRDLYEEIYNTDEFEEYASNNNVNPAFLRGEEFYNYVEGVNERFTEVFKENNLGIYSDN